A window of Luteolibacter flavescens contains these coding sequences:
- a CDS encoding tellurite resistance TerB family protein: MSLDSLFSSLSSNLKGSGKSDPKSLLGGLLGSAGAQGALGGAASGALVSVLMNGKARKKIQKNAVKVGGMAALAGVGYYAYQKWQQSRQDAPAATPVQVLPPASQDATPPPLPADLASASVQVKVTGELPMKMVLAMIAAAAADGTIDSVEMSALAEAIDNAPVEAAEKARLTSALNSPPTVEELSGLANGPEEASEIYGAALTAIEVDTPSEHLFLRRLSRALDLDEQLVATVHETLEKA; encoded by the coding sequence ATGTCCCTCGATTCCCTTTTCTCCAGTCTCAGCAGCAATCTCAAAGGCAGCGGCAAAAGCGATCCGAAGTCGCTGCTGGGCGGCTTGCTCGGCTCGGCCGGTGCGCAGGGGGCGCTAGGCGGTGCCGCATCTGGCGCGCTGGTCTCCGTGCTGATGAATGGGAAGGCGCGGAAGAAGATACAGAAGAACGCCGTGAAGGTGGGCGGCATGGCCGCGCTCGCCGGCGTGGGCTACTATGCTTATCAAAAGTGGCAGCAGAGCCGGCAGGATGCGCCCGCCGCCACGCCGGTCCAGGTGCTGCCCCCGGCATCGCAGGATGCCACGCCGCCGCCGCTGCCTGCGGATCTGGCTTCGGCCAGCGTGCAGGTGAAGGTGACCGGCGAGCTTCCAATGAAAATGGTGCTGGCGATGATCGCCGCAGCGGCTGCCGATGGCACCATCGATAGCGTGGAAATGAGTGCGCTGGCCGAGGCGATCGACAATGCGCCGGTGGAGGCTGCGGAGAAAGCGCGGCTCACCAGCGCGCTGAATAGCCCGCCGACGGTGGAGGAGCTATCCGGCCTCGCGAATGGACCGGAAGAAGCGAGCGAGATCTACGGCGCGGCTTTGACGGCCATCGAGGTGGACACGCCATCCGAGCATCTTTTCTTGCGACGTCTCTCGCGTGCGCTGGATCTGGACGAGCAACTCGTCGCAACGGTGCACGAGACGCTGGAGAAGGCATGA
- a CDS encoding phosphatase PAP2 family protein, protein MPRFLDLLARWRKEPLITAALLLIAGGLWGFMEISEAVGEGETHAWDEAVLLSLREPGNLSDPIGSSRIEEMGRDLTALGGFTILTGLTLASIGIALFLRKPRIAALIAISITTASFLTSLLKQGFDRPRPDLVPHGTVVTNASFPSGHSMMAAVVYLTLGMLLARTQPGRAFRVYLIALSVVVTLLVGTSRVYLGVHWPSDVLAGWTLGAAWALLFGLIAIRIDRP, encoded by the coding sequence ATGCCACGTTTTCTCGATCTGCTCGCCCGATGGCGGAAGGAGCCCCTTATCACCGCCGCGCTGTTGCTCATCGCGGGCGGGTTGTGGGGATTCATGGAAATTTCCGAAGCGGTGGGCGAGGGTGAGACCCATGCGTGGGATGAGGCCGTCCTGCTTTCACTGCGCGAGCCGGGAAATCTATCCGATCCCATCGGCTCCAGCCGCATCGAGGAGATGGGCCGGGACCTCACCGCGCTGGGCGGCTTCACGATTCTAACAGGACTGACTCTGGCCTCCATCGGCATCGCGCTCTTCCTGCGAAAGCCCCGGATCGCGGCGCTCATCGCGATCTCCATCACCACCGCTTCGTTCCTCACGAGCCTGCTGAAGCAGGGCTTTGACCGGCCTCGGCCGGACTTGGTGCCGCACGGGACGGTGGTGACAAATGCCAGCTTTCCCAGCGGCCACTCGATGATGGCGGCGGTGGTTTACCTCACGCTCGGCATGCTGCTGGCGCGCACCCAGCCTGGCCGTGCCTTCCGCGTCTATCTCATCGCTCTCTCCGTGGTGGTCACATTGCTGGTGGGCACCAGCCGCGTGTATCTGGGCGTGCACTGGCCGTCGGACGTTCTCGCCGGGTGGACGCTGGGTGCGGCGTGGGCGTTGCTCTTCGGGCTCATCGCGATCCGGATCGATCGCCCATGA
- a CDS encoding VOC family protein, with protein MAKNTICLWFDKDALEAAEFYAATFPDSAVHEVHYAPGDYPSGKEGDIITVHFTVLGIPCIGLNGGPAFKHSEAFSFQVATDTQEETDRYWDAIVGNGGEESECGWCKDRWGISWQITPRTLSEAMSAGGDEAKRAFAAMIQMSKIDVAKIDAARRV; from the coding sequence ATCGCCAAGAACACGATTTGCCTGTGGTTCGACAAGGACGCGCTTGAAGCAGCGGAATTCTACGCCGCGACCTTTCCCGATAGCGCGGTGCACGAGGTCCATTACGCCCCCGGCGACTATCCTTCGGGGAAGGAGGGCGACATCATCACCGTTCACTTCACCGTGCTCGGCATCCCGTGCATCGGTCTGAATGGCGGGCCCGCCTTCAAGCACAGCGAGGCATTCTCCTTCCAGGTGGCGACGGACACGCAGGAGGAGACGGACCGCTACTGGGACGCGATCGTCGGCAATGGCGGCGAGGAAAGCGAGTGCGGCTGGTGCAAGGACCGCTGGGGCATTTCCTGGCAGATCACGCCACGCACGCTGAGCGAGGCAATGTCCGCCGGCGGCGACGAGGCGAAGCGGGCCTTCGCCGCCATGATCCAGATGAGCAAGATCGACGTCGCGAAGATCGATGCCGCACGGCGGGTGTAA
- the glyA gene encoding serine hydroxymethyltransferase, translating into MHDIESQDPEVFSAIRAEEQRQRNHIELIASENFTSAAVMKAQGSHLTNKYAEGYPGRRWYGGCEHVDVIEQLALDRVKQLFGAEHANVQPHSGSQANAAVYFSVLEPGDKIFTMDLAHGGHLTHGHKANFSGKFYDVTHYGVSPDDERIDYDELEKTAKALKPKLITAGASAYPREIDFERIGRIAREAGAFLFVDMAHIAGLVAAGVHPSPVPHADFVTTTTHKSLRGPRGGVVLCKSEFAKKIDALVFPGVQGGPLMHVIAAKAVCFREALQPDFRAYAEQVVKNARSLAARLATHGYRIVSGGTDNHLLLVDLRPHGLNGSDASLALDEAGITVNKNGIPFDTGSPMKPSGIRIGTPAVTTRGMKEADVEKVADFIHRALQVKKTDAAALGAIREEVFAFNKAFPLPGSAL; encoded by the coding sequence ATGCACGACATCGAATCCCAAGACCCCGAGGTCTTCTCCGCCATCCGCGCGGAGGAGCAGCGCCAGCGCAATCACATTGAGCTGATCGCTTCCGAGAATTTCACCTCCGCCGCCGTGATGAAGGCGCAGGGGTCTCACCTGACGAACAAGTATGCCGAGGGCTACCCGGGCCGCCGCTGGTATGGCGGGTGCGAGCACGTGGATGTGATCGAGCAGCTCGCGCTGGACCGCGTGAAGCAGCTCTTCGGCGCGGAGCATGCGAATGTGCAGCCGCACTCCGGCTCACAGGCGAATGCGGCGGTTTACTTCTCGGTGCTGGAGCCGGGCGACAAGATCTTCACGATGGATCTGGCGCACGGCGGTCACTTGACCCACGGGCACAAGGCGAATTTCTCCGGGAAATTCTACGACGTCACGCACTACGGTGTCAGCCCGGATGACGAGCGGATCGACTACGACGAGCTGGAGAAAACCGCGAAGGCACTGAAGCCGAAGCTGATCACGGCGGGTGCATCCGCCTATCCGCGGGAGATCGACTTCGAGAGGATCGGCCGGATCGCGAGGGAGGCCGGTGCGTTTCTCTTCGTGGACATGGCGCACATCGCCGGGCTGGTGGCGGCAGGCGTGCATCCGAGCCCGGTGCCGCACGCGGACTTCGTCACGACCACGACGCACAAGTCGCTGCGCGGCCCGCGCGGCGGGGTAGTGCTATGCAAGTCGGAGTTCGCGAAGAAGATCGACGCGCTCGTTTTCCCCGGCGTGCAGGGTGGTCCGCTGATGCATGTCATCGCGGCGAAGGCGGTGTGCTTCCGCGAGGCACTCCAGCCGGATTTCCGCGCGTATGCGGAGCAAGTCGTGAAGAATGCCCGCTCGCTCGCCGCCCGCCTGGCGACACACGGATATCGCATCGTCTCCGGCGGCACGGACAATCACCTGCTGCTCGTTGACCTCCGGCCGCACGGTCTCAATGGCTCCGATGCCTCCCTCGCACTCGACGAGGCAGGTATCACCGTGAACAAGAATGGCATCCCCTTTGACACCGGCAGTCCGATGAAGCCCAGCGGAATCCGCATCGGCACGCCCGCCGTGACCACGCGCGGGATGAAGGAAGCCGATGTGGAAAAAGTCGCCGACTTCATCCACCGCGCGCTGCAGGTGAAAAAGACCGATGCAGCAGCGCTCGGCGCGATACGGGAAGAGGTCTTCGCCTTCAACAAGGCATTCCCCTTGCCGGGGTCGGCGCTGTGA
- a CDS encoding TonB-dependent receptor, with protein MSFRAAITLPLILSASGQDLLEPLTVTAEMEEMTVTADASGPPSLGQFSMQSVRTVPEEILQRNAAATLGETIGWEPGVSSGYFGPASSRPVVRGFEGVRVRTLRDDLGTFDLSDVSPDHGVALEPFLLESVEIHRGPASLLYGNSAIGGAVNARSRVLARERPDRAISGGWETRYETQGDGLSGAGHLSLLTGPLVFRFTGSARDSGDLSIPGRARSGAYEKLENPRVYDPASGTTIPVPNPDGTLPNSGHDGSTWSAGVSWLPEKLPLLLGASYSRFDTRYGVPWIYPGDPTDLYGNYTLDLIQDRFDLEGSIDLDHGPVSKIETRLAYGAYRHAELFEGLGKDRGRDFADSTFEKDAIEGRVDVHHRALDERLTGIIGISGGTEDFTAVRTVFPPPDPQRVRSTFRTDQAGLYLLEKYEQGEWAGQLGYRIEKVRIHDHSLEQSGYLRGGNDFSNSASAALTWTREGAGPLDRLALTGIVSRVERLPTATERYAFWNNAGIGRFLVGGDLDGSPLSTEESLGFELGLEADKGPVKARLNGYHYDFDNFIFLQEAPELTGGFGRAVQYIERAATFTGFEAELDWTIREHLTLSLMSDYVRAENKDDNEPIPRMPPLRFGTRLEWSDDRFTAGIEVRHATAQDRVKPAPRPELPTGSYTLVNADVSWTVPVRSHEFTVFLRGTNLLNEEARVSTSFRKDVAPLPGRGVSLGVRHEF; from the coding sequence ATGAGCTTCCGCGCTGCAATTACCCTCCCGCTGATCCTCTCCGCATCCGGCCAGGATCTGCTGGAGCCGCTCACCGTGACCGCTGAAATGGAGGAGATGACCGTGACTGCTGATGCCAGCGGCCCGCCGTCGCTCGGCCAGTTTTCCATGCAATCCGTGCGTACGGTGCCGGAGGAGATCCTGCAGCGGAATGCGGCGGCGACCCTCGGGGAGACGATCGGCTGGGAGCCGGGCGTTTCCTCGGGCTACTTCGGCCCGGCATCGAGCCGGCCCGTCGTTCGCGGATTCGAGGGCGTGCGAGTCCGCACGCTGCGCGACGACCTCGGCACCTTCGACCTCTCCGACGTGAGTCCTGATCACGGGGTGGCGCTGGAGCCCTTCCTGCTGGAGAGCGTGGAGATCCATCGCGGCCCGGCCTCCCTGCTCTACGGGAACTCGGCGATCGGCGGCGCGGTGAATGCCCGCAGCCGAGTGCTCGCACGCGAGCGCCCGGACCGTGCGATCTCCGGCGGCTGGGAGACCCGCTACGAGACGCAGGGCGACGGCCTCTCCGGCGCGGGTCACCTCTCCCTCCTCACCGGGCCGCTGGTCTTCCGCTTCACCGGATCCGCCCGCGACTCCGGCGACCTGTCCATCCCCGGCCGGGCGCGCAGCGGTGCCTACGAGAAGCTGGAGAATCCCCGTGTCTACGATCCGGCGAGCGGCACCACCATTCCCGTGCCGAATCCCGATGGAACGCTGCCGAACTCCGGCCACGACGGCTCCACCTGGTCGGCCGGTGTTTCCTGGCTGCCGGAGAAGCTGCCGCTGCTACTAGGTGCGTCGTACTCGAGATTTGACACGCGCTACGGCGTGCCGTGGATCTACCCGGGCGACCCGACGGACCTCTACGGGAACTACACGCTGGACCTGATTCAAGACCGCTTCGACCTGGAAGGCAGCATCGATCTCGACCACGGCCCGGTCTCGAAGATCGAGACGCGCCTCGCCTACGGGGCCTATCGGCATGCGGAGCTCTTCGAGGGCCTGGGCAAGGACCGTGGGCGTGATTTCGCCGACAGCACCTTTGAAAAGGACGCCATCGAGGGCCGCGTGGACGTGCATCACCGCGCGCTCGATGAGCGGCTCACGGGAATCATCGGCATTTCGGGTGGCACCGAGGATTTCACCGCGGTCCGCACCGTCTTCCCTCCGCCCGATCCGCAGCGGGTGAGGAGCACCTTTCGCACGGATCAGGCGGGGCTGTATCTCCTGGAAAAATACGAGCAGGGCGAGTGGGCAGGGCAACTCGGCTACCGGATAGAGAAGGTCCGCATCCACGATCACAGCCTGGAGCAATCCGGCTACCTGCGCGGTGGAAACGACTTCTCCAACAGCGCATCCGCCGCGCTCACCTGGACGCGAGAAGGCGCGGGCCCGCTCGACCGGTTGGCTCTCACCGGTATCGTGTCGCGCGTCGAGCGGCTGCCCACGGCGACGGAGCGCTATGCCTTCTGGAACAATGCCGGCATCGGGCGCTTCCTCGTGGGCGGGGACCTCGATGGCTCGCCGTTGTCCACCGAGGAATCGCTCGGCTTCGAGCTGGGGCTCGAGGCGGACAAGGGACCGGTGAAAGCCCGGCTGAATGGCTACCACTACGATTTCGACAACTTCATCTTCCTCCAGGAAGCGCCGGAGCTGACGGGAGGATTTGGCCGGGCGGTCCAATACATCGAGCGGGCCGCGACCTTCACGGGCTTCGAGGCGGAGCTCGACTGGACGATCCGCGAGCACCTGACGCTCTCGCTCATGAGCGACTACGTCCGCGCGGAGAACAAGGACGACAACGAGCCGATCCCGCGCATGCCGCCGCTGCGCTTTGGCACCCGGCTGGAGTGGAGCGACGACCGCTTCACCGCGGGCATCGAGGTGCGGCACGCGACCGCGCAGGATCGCGTGAAACCCGCACCGCGGCCCGAGCTGCCCACCGGCTCCTACACGCTGGTGAATGCCGATGTCTCGTGGACGGTGCCGGTGAGGTCGCATGAGTTCACCGTCTTCCTCCGCGGCACGAATCTGCTGAATGAAGAGGCGCGCGTCTCCACTTCCTTCCGCAAGGATGTCGCTCCCCTGCCCGGCCGCGGCGTGTCACTCGGGGTGAGGCACGAGTTCTAA